In Glycine max cultivar Williams 82 chromosome 4, Glycine_max_v4.0, whole genome shotgun sequence, the genomic stretch TTTGTTACGATAACTCGATGTTACAGATTAAACACCACTAGCTATTGCATGGGACTCTTAATATgctttaaaatgataataatagtaatcaatatatatttgGCGATAATGGAAAACACAACCGCTGTTGCTAATATTCTCTATGTTTTTGCACTTTGCACTTTGCACTAGTGTCAGCTTCCACATCTATTAGTTGCTGCAGATAATATATGATCCCTTGATCAATCTCTATTCACTATAATGTGGAGCATTGTGAGTGGTGGATACATTTTTCTCCCTTCTCATTATGAAACCCAAGTCTTTATTTAGTGTCCTGTTGGTCTAAATGCGTGTTCccattcaggaaaaaaaaaggcattaCTAGTACTTCAAAACCGTCTCTGATGACTTTTTCACTGGGAAGCCCAAGCTATACCCAATTTATTATTGCATTAGCACGAGTTAAGTACGTTGACTAAATATGTAGTCAAATAATTAAGAACGATGCTAacatattatttgatttattattgtAGAACATTAGTATTaggtttaaattatatatttgtgtgttattaaataatttgattaattatttgtttaattaaattaatttacataaaatttacttaatattaaaaaaattgttaaaatttctCACATTCAAATCCCAAGCATCAATGCATTAATATCATTCTTAAGGATCAATTCACCTGGGTCAACATTCCACTTTGGTCTCGTTCAAACTTTAAATTCATGAAACTTTTAGTTATACTTTATCTTGCTCATATAGTTTTACCATGCCTCCTATTTAGAAAGCATAAATTAGACTTGACTCTCCAATTTCATACAACTACGTACAACAGATATCTGTATTGACCAGGGaactaattaaacattaattGGACGTTGTAGTAACGCGAATTCTCCTAAATACTACTTTTACAAATTCATAACATTCTATTTTCCTTTCCGTTTTATTTACCTTTCCTAggctttctttatttctttaattctatttagttatttttatataattgctTTGTTAATTATTGACGGTagtggttaaagaattaataaacaaaatcttttttttgttaaaaattacggtataaatatattagtaaaagtattatattgttaattgatttttatttctaattattaattatcaaaattagagTAATGGTTAATGAAACTATCTTTAAAAGCCCTATCATTATTCATTTATTGAatgagataatatttttttttttacaaacagtTAAGATATTTTAATCGATTTGAGTCTGTTCAATGTTGTTGTCTTGTTGATATGATCATGttagaaagagaaagatatagttcctattttgaattaaaatttgtaaatttaattttaggttaaatttaaatttgaaaactgaGTTTGTAAAggcaatttaaattttgtttttaagaaaaaaaaattaatgtgcaaGTGTATTTTTGAGAGGTAATTAAACATGtcagaaaattaaatttgttctcCAAAAGTATGTTTAATACCTAAAAGTACTTTTTGAAAATCTAGCCAAACATGCCTATAGTTTTTAGCAAATTAAGGAGTTTCTTATGCATTATAAGaatgtttttatgtttaaataaaaaaattaaatatattagtaGATAATTTCATTATcagtaattaaagaaataacacTTATAAAACTAAggagaaattataaaaacaaaatatttaaatcaacagctttattttattttttctggacCAAATTAAAGGGGAaacagccaaaaaaaaaaacagaactaTGAAACAACCAAAAAAGCTGAATCAACATGCAGCAGAGAGGAAATAAATTCAGGGGTCctgaaaaacagaaaataaagaagaaccGGACAAGGTTCTCTTTGCCATTTGTTCAGCCTGATATCCGAAAGTGCATGTGTTTGAacacacatttatttttattcatatgatttttttaaaattaaattcaagatGTGATAAGTTAGaagtaaaataatatgaaaattttctttatatacaaaaCTTCATGCATCATAGAAAGTGATTATATgtcaaacaaaatttttatgttataaaattcTTTGCttgaatatttaacataattgtatattcaaaatttaaatttaaaatcactaaCTAAACTAAAGTAACATATATtctgaagaaaataaaattttattattatataattattcaatatAAAGTTGAATaaccttaatataataaaatttataaatgattctaattaaaagttataattaaatacaatattctaagtaaaattcaataaaatatagattcccaagtaaatattaattttctaatatatgaAATCATAATCAACTAAATtacatgaaaaaatttaatggaataatattttcttatatatatatatatgctaaaattagttttttaaaagattttagtGATGATGCATTATCAGTATAAACATGTTTATACTTTAAATcgatcaataaattaaaattattattgatatgatttttaaaataattgttataaaagtCTAACAGATTTATAATAATGATTCTTTATATTgttaatgaataatttattttttagtttttttaaaaaatatattaaaattttaaattatgaaaacaaatataatgatCCCTCAATATTACAACAATTcttgaatatgtttttttttctctcactacgcttacatttaaaaataaaataaagtgcaCCTCTCACACATTTTCACTCTTAGACTTCTTCGTTTGTGACCCTTTACCAAATATTTTTACACATATAAGCTCGATTTGCGGCACCGACCAGTTGTGcttggttttcttttttttttttttttttaattgtgattggTACTATGTGTACTCCTTTAAACTACGTAACATGAAATGGCTAGCTAATACTGGGACAAACATTTGCTACCACCACAAGCATATGTATAATTTGGCCAAAGAAAATggttaattacattttaaataattttatcaaacaatttCTAGTGATTTAAAATCATTAGAAATAATCACCATAAATTAATTGTTGTCATTACTTAAGAATTGACGACAaaggtcaaaataaaaataaaaaatagtttaagaaGCAAAATGGATTAAATAAAAGTtttggataaaaatttaaagactaaaaatataattaatttatttttctttattagtgGTAATGGGTAAAACTCTAAAAGTgaagatcaaacaaaaaaaccatATATGCAGAAATGATGATGAGTTCCTCCCATGTGAAGAAGCAATAGATAATTAGAAATGTAAGAAAAATGAGTTTCCCCAACGTGAAAAACAAGGCCTAGTCAAGACTCGGTAGCCTTAAAAAAAGCAAACCCTGGCACATTTGAATTGCCTCcatttctatatatatagtgtATTTTGTCAGTCAAATTGACAAACAACGTTAGAGTTGATTTTCGATCCATTTCAACGACACAGTGCCATTTCACACGCATCACTCCTTCCTTGGCCACCATTCTTTTTTTATGTGGTGCTACTCATTCCCCTTCACGCACATTGCCTCTTCCAAAACACACTTATCCCTTTCCATACACCAAACACCGCCATTGGCCCACATCACGCGACGCCGTCGTTTAGCACCAAACCAACGCTCCTCCTTCCCCACCCTTCGTGTCTCAATCCACACCCCCCTTATCGTTTTTGTCCTTCTCTCCCTCTGATTTTTCGCCaaatttgtcttctttttctGCCCTCTCCCTGATTTTTGTTCGCCTCAAATAATATTCTGCAGCTCCTTCTCCCCCCCTTAACTTTTCGGGGAGCTGAACAGATTCTGGgggttcctttcttcttcttcttcttcttcttcttcttcttattattattattattattattattattcatttttcattctctcctagtttttttcttcttcttggtgTTATGGTTTTGTCACAGTCTTTCTACGATATGTTGGAGAACCCTGCAATATTGGGTCTGTGCACAGTTATTGGAATGCTTTTTAGTCCCCTGTGggtaacatttttctttggtgTCATCGTTGGATGGTTGTGGAAACCGAAATGGGCGAGGTTGGGGGAAAAAAAATTGGCGACTACCCTCGCCAAATCCTTAGATTTTGCCTCACCCTCCTCGGCTTCTTCGCCTTCTAAGTTTCCAGTGTCTCCTATGAAGAGTTGTTCTTCCTCTCCTTGCCTGAATTCCATTAAAATGCTACCTCCAAACCCTGAATCTTTGCTCCTCAAAAAAGGGGTGGATAAAAAGGCTTCCTCATCATCCTCACCCGTGAAATTTGCAAGTTCCGTCAGGTATTTTCgcaattatccatttttctgttATTCGGATTATATAACATAAATAGTTGTTTATAGGGTCTTTAAATCcatctatttctttttattcttcttacAATAAAATTGGGAAAATAGGATGGTGAAAAAATGAATTCGGACATGTTGCTATCAATTTGTAACATGTTCTTGCAGCTGCAAGCTACTTTTTTGTGATTGACAAATTAGAATGTGGTATAAGCATGCTGTTTTAATTATCACTTTGTTTTACCATGCAGTTCACCCAAATCCTGCGAGGAAACTTCTGAGGCTGTGACAATGGCGGATTTACATCATCTATGGCAGCTTGTGGAGGAGAAAGATGGAGGTCTCCCTTGGATTCAGATGATGGATCGTTCTACCCCCACCATGAGTTACAAAGCATGGCGTAGAGAACCAAAGGTatgatatttgattatttgCTATATTGTAAAGTTTTATTCCTTGATAACATCTTTTgggtttattaatttttttcttgttgattTGTTAGGATGGTCCTCCCCAATATCGAAGCAGCACTATTTTTGAAGATGCTACCCCTGAGATGGTGAGGGACTTGTTTTGGGATGATGAGTTCCGACCGAGATGGGATGACATGCTTGCATCCTCCTCAATCATTGAAGAGTGTCCCACTACTGGTACCATGAAAGTGCAGTGGATACGGAAGGTGAATAACATTTTTAACTTGATTTAAGTTTGTTGAATTTTTGTCTTGGTTCAGTGTGCTAATGGATGCTAATTATCTGTGGAACAGTTTCCCTTTTTCTGTAAAGATAGAGAATACATAATTGGTCGGAGAATCTGGGAATCTGGAAGGCATTACTATTGTGTGACTAAGGTATGAGAATAAagttcactttttttcttctggaATATTTAAAGATGTTGATTGATAATGGTTATTTTTCCACTGTGTTGTTCTTaccttctttttgttttatttgttctttcagGGAGTAGATTGTCCTTTAATCCCTAAAAAAGATAAACCTAGACGTGTTGATGTGTACTACTCTAGTTGGTGCATTAGAGCAGGTGAATTTTGATACCCTTGTTATTGAATTATCCATGTAACTTGTTCATTAGATCAGTTGCTTGGACTTGTCAAACCCACTATTTAAACTAGATGTTCTTCACTACTAGATATATGACTGATATGATGGATTTTTTTAACAGTGGAATCAAATAGAGGTAATGGCCAGTTAACTGCCTGTGAAGTCTTGCTCTTCCATCATGAAGAAATGGGCATTCCATGGGAAATTGCAAAGCTTGGAGTAAGGAAAGGGATGTGGGGAACTGTTCAGAAGATTGAACCTGGTTTGCGAGCGTATCAAGAAGCAAGAGCTTCTGGTGCTGCACTCTCTCATTCAGCCTTTATGGCCCAAGTCAACACAAAAATAAGTCCTGAGTACTTGCAATCCATTGGTGGTGATGATAACTCAGCAGAGAATGAAAGTTTGGTTGCTTCTGAGAAACCACAGGGCATGAACATACCAAAGATGCTAGTCATTGGTGGTGCTGTTGCTCTTGCTTGTAGTCTTGATAGGGGACTGGTGACAAAGTATCTTCTATTTGGTGTTGCTAGAAGATTTGCTAATATAGGTAAAAGATAGTTAAAAATAGAGGTGGAAACAGCATTGTCTTGGATGCCATTCTTTTGGACGATCCACATTACCCTTGTAGTCACGTTATTATTACCTGAAAATTTAGAGGCTCTATTGTGGACCAAATAAGTTATAATTCAACAATAAACCAAGGGAAATGAGAAAACCCCGGGTTGCTGGAGGTAGTAGATgacgatttttttttcttggaccaTAGTAGTTGTTGGTCAAGACTATGGAATTTCAAGCTGTGCATGGTTGTATAAACTAAGTagcaattaaaaaggaaatacaACAAATAGTATTTTAGTTACttattcttccttttttctACATTTTTCAGCTACTCCTCTTATGTAATTGCTTTATGGGTTTATGAATTATCAATACCCCACTTATTGTAACGGCAAtagtctattaatttttaaaccgGTTTCGATTTTTGGATTCTATATGCAATGCTTGGAGCTAATGAGTATTTGGTTCTGTCAGGCGTCATCCATCTTCTAAAGCACCGAGATACTAGTTGGATAATGTTTTCGCCTGGCCCATCATATTTTCGGTGTGTTTAATGTCTGTTTATGCTAATTTAAGATTTGAAAAAAATCCAACTACAAATTGACAAGGTGGGATTTGTTATTTGAAGTTTTCAATAAATGATACACAAAAACTGCCTCAGTTTTAAaactttaagaaaattttaacaataagagaagaaaataaaataaactaaggGATGCTTTTATcgcatattaattttatgttcctcgttttctttttcattatgtTTTTACACGTGACATGTCAAGATATTACGCATGTTTCACCGGTTACACTGTTAGTCAAAACTTTGGCCTTGTGAAGAAGAATTGATATGATTtgaagtaaaatgaaaaaaataataatgcgaGGTGATAGGAAGcaaatataacataaataacaaatatatataatctaCCATTTGTTCAGTTCAGCACAAGATACATAGTGCCCCAGAAAATTCAATTCATCACCAAGGTTTCGAAACAATATAAACCATCAAGCTGTGGTGCCAATTTTGGCTTTTGAAGGGTCTTCGCTCGTTCTTTCACTTCTGCTAGCATTTTTAGATTGGATACTGATGACCCTTGTTTGATTTCCTATAAACAAGACATCTTGAACTTTAGCTACATGAAACAATACATAGCCTTTCTTACCTTGAGATGCCCTAATATTTGATATAAAACAATACATGCAATCTTTCTTACCTTGATATAGTTTCTGTCTTTGAAATAAAATCCGACAACAGCAGTAACGGCAGGCACAGCTGCAAAAAACCTTCCCATGGCCATTGTTCCCCTTGAAAGATTAATTCTTGGATTGAACAACTAGCTTTTTTCAGCATGATATAAGGCAAGGGTGGCCCAATGAGGCAGAGAAGATACCTTGGTGATGAAGAGAAGCAAACACTGGCCTATAAAGAGGGGAAATGGATAAAAAGCCAGTAAGGTTTGCAGTGTCTTGAACTTTGTGaaaagtaaacttcaaatgacAGGATCATGAGAATATTTAACACAACAAGACTTCTTTTATTCTGTATTTCTGTtgtaataaacttttttttttcccagtCGTTAAGAAACTACATTATCCCTTGTTATTTCATCTGTGTTTTAGTCACCCAACCGCAAAGTAAATCCATTGCCTCTACTAAAATTGACTGGATCTGTAAAAAgaagtttaaaaatttaagatttaatgtaaattttgcACTTtctgaaataattttatcagtTAATATCTGATAGGAAAATACATGTACTTTTAATTAAGACTTTTACTTTAATGGAACAGCATCAGCGTGTGGAAAAAATCTACTCTCTTTTAATAAACTACTGTTATGCTTGGGTAACATTGTTAGACTCACTACATAGATATTGACCTTTTAGTTCTTGTAGGTCTTCAtaattttgtcttttaaaagatattttgctAAGTTAAAGgagaaaagtatatataaactGTTCTTGACGAATAAAACAATAGCCCGTAGTTGAAGCTAAGGGGTTAAAAAGGCCTAAGAACTCCATGTGTGGCCTAGGTCCTTCATCCGGGGTCAATGATCCGCTAAAATCCGTTATATTGTTAGGTTCACTGCATTTGAGGTGTTGTCTGGTTTAGTTCTTGTGAGTCTTTTATGGTTTTGTCctttaaaaaatacttcaagTTAAGGGAGAAGAATGGTTATAAACCATCTTACCTCTGTTCCTATTCAATGTGAGATTTTGGTGAGAAAGAACACCTGCGTGTTGATCATTCATTGTATACTTTAGACCACCACCGACTAGCTGACCCGATGCTATAACTTAGCACTCTTATCTATTAACTCcgatttcaataaatatatacgTGCTAGGTAATTCTCAAAACTCAAAATAGATTGCATGATTACACAATAATACAAGTAAATTGTCAAATTATTTATCCAACccattttataaaacaaattaaatcacTCTATAAAAGTCAAAATTTAGGTGATTCAAACACCCTTTTTCTCAGCATGGAGACAatgtaatttctatttttcttattcttcatTTCATCGTGCTAATTTTATCAACCTCCGTAGGAAATGTATATGGTCTGTGGCGAATATAAGTGGCCCATAGTTGCATATTCCAACAACCCTGCGCAACATAAAAACAAGAGTTTGATTAAAGGATTAAGAAGTCATTGCAGCAAGCTCTGCTGAAAGGCCACGTCATTGGTGTATGAGAACCGCACAAATCACTAGCTCCTGCTCTTTTGTATCCTCCACCGTCCCACAGACCAACATTTTTACACAAAAATGTTTTTCCTTCCTTTGTTGACTCTAATCTAGTATTTTTGAACAATTATATCATATACGAGAGAAGATCCACCTGTTCAAGTTGAAGTTATGGTCGGTTTTTAGCATTTCGAAGGAGAGTGGAGTGAAGATCATTAAAATCAATGCTATCCATTTGAATCAGGCTAAGGTCGGTAATGGGAAAACAGGAAGACACAATTTTGGCAGCAATGAAATAACATGCACTACAAGCGTGGTACTGAAAGAAAATCTTCACATGCTTCctattttgtttcattaattGCTAAAAATTGA encodes the following:
- the LOC100785446 gene encoding uncharacterized protein, which gives rise to MVLSQSFYDMLENPAILGLCTVIGMLFSPLWVTFFFGVIVGWLWKPKWARLGEKKLATTLAKSLDFASPSSASSPSKFPVSPMKSCSSSPCLNSIKMLPPNPESLLLKKGVDKKASSSSSPVKFASSVSSPKSCEETSEAVTMADLHHLWQLVEEKDGGLPWIQMMDRSTPTMSYKAWRREPKDGPPQYRSSTIFEDATPEMVRDLFWDDEFRPRWDDMLASSSIIEECPTTGTMKVQWIRKFPFFCKDREYIIGRRIWESGRHYYCVTKGVDCPLIPKKDKPRRVDVYYSSWCIRAVESNRGNGQLTACEVLLFHHEEMGIPWEIAKLGVRKGMWGTVQKIEPGLRAYQEARASGAALSHSAFMAQVNTKISPEYLQSIGGDDNSAENESLVASEKPQGMNIPKMLVIGGAVALACSLDRGLVTKYLLFGVARRFANIGKR